In Akkermansia muciniphila ATCC BAA-835, the genomic stretch TTGTCTCCCATGACATGCCCAGCGTGATCCGCATCGCGGACAAAATCGTCTATCTCAGAAACGGTGAGGTTTACTGGACGGGAACTCCGGAAGAACTGTTGCACTCCAAAGACGAAATCCTGCAAAAATTCCTGTACGGGGACTCCGGGGAAAACTGGGCAGCCCTGTCCGGCAAAAATGAAAACTTCCAACGGGTTCTGCTGGAACGGGCGGAACGGGAACGCAAACAATAACCATCTTGCCACAGAGCCATGAAACAGAAACTTAAACCGGAAACCTGGGTAGGCATCTTTCTGATCGCCGGGATCCTGATGATTATCGGAGTCATCCTGGGATTCGGCAACATCAAAACATCCAAGGAGCAAACCTACCCCATCAACATCATTTTCAAAGATGCGGCGGGGCTCATCAAGGATTCCCAGATACGCCTGGGCGGCGTCACGGTGGGGAAAGTCACCAAAGCCCCTGAACTCCTGCCTTCCGGCAATGAAGTCATGCTGGAAGCCAGCATTCAGAGCGACGTGAAAATCCAGCAAGGGTCCGTCTTCCGGGTGGACATGCAGAACATCCTGGGCGACAAATACATCGATATCGTCCCTCCGGCCCAGCCCACGCATGAATACATCCTTCCCCATGCCACCATCATCGGTCAGCCGGAAAGCGATTTCAGCAAAATCAAAAACAATGCCGTGGGCGCCACAGAGGAAATCCTGAAAATCCTCAAGCAAATCGAGAAAAATTCGGACAACATTGACGACGCCATCCTCAATATCGGAGAGGCGGCCAAAGGGCTGGCCCAGACGACCAGGCTGATCAACGAGGGCATCCTGAACCGGGAGAACATCCAGAACCTCGGCAGCGTACTGTCTCAAATAAACCGGGCGGGAGAACAGCTCCCCGGCCTCATGGAAGAAACGCGCTCCTCGGTCGCGGCCATGAAAGACACCGTCCGGGATGCCCGCAAACTCATTGCCGGAGCTGAAGAAAAGCTCAACACTCTGGACCCCGCCGTCAAGGCAATCCCCCCTACGCTGGCCGCTCTGAGGAAAGCATCTGAACAAATCTCCTCCTTCACGGCTG encodes the following:
- a CDS encoding MlaD family protein; the encoded protein is MKQKLKPETWVGIFLIAGILMIIGVILGFGNIKTSKEQTYPINIIFKDAAGLIKDSQIRLGGVTVGKVTKAPELLPSGNEVMLEASIQSDVKIQQGSVFRVDMQNILGDKYIDIVPPAQPTHEYILPHATIIGQPESDFSKIKNNAVGATEEILKILKQIEKNSDNIDDAILNIGEAAKGLAQTTRLINEGILNRENIQNLGSVLSQINRAGEQLPGLMEETRSSVAAMKDTVRDARKLIAGAEEKLNTLDPAVKAIPPTLAALRKASEQISSFTADARKNQGFLGLLMYDARFRANAQEFIRNLRDYGILRYRNPNEPQVKPDPRGGFSGSRR